From a region of the Mauremys mutica isolate MM-2020 ecotype Southern chromosome 12, ASM2049712v1, whole genome shotgun sequence genome:
- the LOC123345106 gene encoding C-type lectin domain family 2 member D-like isoform X3, which produces MQPSMFSFTLVCSDMDEMGDNFRTPRHNEEQVGDNGSNQVLTEQPRAQPPARARNRSRYAIRFMAVISIITALVVALAVVTSKRHSSPLDLPAAACPDDWVGYRGKCYLFSKADGTWNEGQSNCSSLNASLAVIDTQKDLDFLQQHKRSPECWIGLCRRDLAQPWRWVDGTEFNNSLFKVEGDGLYVYLNDRPSISLGQNAMKWICSQPDELAKRKQNGALQALLE; this is translated from the exons ATGCAGCCATCCATG TTTTCTTTCACTCTAGTGTGCTCTGACATGGATGAAATGGGGGACAACTTCAGGACGCCCAGGCACAATGAAGAGCAGGTGGGAGACAACGGTTCCAACCAGGTGCTGACAGAGCAGCCTCGAG CTCAGCCTCCGGCCAGGGCCAGGAACCGGTCTCGATACGCCATCAGATTCATGGCAGTTATCAGCATCATCACTGCCCTAGTTGTAGCTTTGGCAG TGGTAACCTCCAAACGTCATTCCTCGCCGCTGGACCTCCCTGCTGCCGCGTGCCCAGATGACTGGGTTGGCTACCGAGGGAAATGCTACCTCTTCTCAAAAGCAGATGGGACCTGGAACGAAGGCCAGAGCAACTGCTCTTCACTCAACGCTTCCCTGGCTGTCATTGACACCCAGAAAGACCTG gatTTCCTGCAGCAACATAAACGCTCCCCTGAATGCTGGATCGGCCTCTGCAGGAGggacctggcccagccctggagaTGGGTGGATGGTACAGAATTCAACAACAGCCT GTTCAAAGTGGAAGGAGACGGACTATATGTATATCTCAACGACCGCCCCAGCATCTCATTGGGCCAGAATGCCATGAAATGGATCTGTAGCCAGCCGGATGAACTGGCAAAGAGGAAACAAAATGGGGCCCTGCAAGCTTTACTGGAGTGA
- the LOC123345106 gene encoding C-type lectin domain family 2 member D-like isoform X4 produces MDEMGDNFRTPRHNEEQVGDNGSNQVLTEQPRAQPPARARNRSRYAIRFMAVISIITALVVALAVVTSKRHSSPLDLPAAACPDDWVGYRGKCYLFSKADGTWNEGQSNCSSLNASLAVIDTQKDLDFLQQHKRSPECWIGLCRRDLAQPWRWVDGTEFNNSLFKVEGDGLYVYLNDRPSISLGQNAMKWICSQPDELAKRKQNGALQALLE; encoded by the exons ATGGATGAAATGGGGGACAACTTCAGGACGCCCAGGCACAATGAAGAGCAGGTGGGAGACAACGGTTCCAACCAGGTGCTGACAGAGCAGCCTCGAG CTCAGCCTCCGGCCAGGGCCAGGAACCGGTCTCGATACGCCATCAGATTCATGGCAGTTATCAGCATCATCACTGCCCTAGTTGTAGCTTTGGCAG TGGTAACCTCCAAACGTCATTCCTCGCCGCTGGACCTCCCTGCTGCCGCGTGCCCAGATGACTGGGTTGGCTACCGAGGGAAATGCTACCTCTTCTCAAAAGCAGATGGGACCTGGAACGAAGGCCAGAGCAACTGCTCTTCACTCAACGCTTCCCTGGCTGTCATTGACACCCAGAAAGACCTG gatTTCCTGCAGCAACATAAACGCTCCCCTGAATGCTGGATCGGCCTCTGCAGGAGggacctggcccagccctggagaTGGGTGGATGGTACAGAATTCAACAACAGCCT GTTCAAAGTGGAAGGAGACGGACTATATGTATATCTCAACGACCGCCCCAGCATCTCATTGGGCCAGAATGCCATGAAATGGATCTGTAGCCAGCCGGATGAACTGGCAAAGAGGAAACAAAATGGGGCCCTGCAAGCTTTACTGGAGTGA
- the LOC123345106 gene encoding C-type lectin domain family 2 member D-like isoform X2 yields MHQAREFSFTLVCSDMDEMGDNFRTPRHNEEQVGDNGSNQVLTEQPRAQPPARARNRSRYAIRFMAVISIITALVVALAVVTSKRHSSPLDLPAAACPDDWVGYRGKCYLFSKADGTWNEGQSNCSSLNASLAVIDTQKDLDFLQQHKRSPECWIGLCRRDLAQPWRWVDGTEFNNSLFKVEGDGLYVYLNDRPSISLGQNAMKWICSQPDELAKRKQNGALQALLE; encoded by the exons TTTTCTTTCACTCTAGTGTGCTCTGACATGGATGAAATGGGGGACAACTTCAGGACGCCCAGGCACAATGAAGAGCAGGTGGGAGACAACGGTTCCAACCAGGTGCTGACAGAGCAGCCTCGAG CTCAGCCTCCGGCCAGGGCCAGGAACCGGTCTCGATACGCCATCAGATTCATGGCAGTTATCAGCATCATCACTGCCCTAGTTGTAGCTTTGGCAG TGGTAACCTCCAAACGTCATTCCTCGCCGCTGGACCTCCCTGCTGCCGCGTGCCCAGATGACTGGGTTGGCTACCGAGGGAAATGCTACCTCTTCTCAAAAGCAGATGGGACCTGGAACGAAGGCCAGAGCAACTGCTCTTCACTCAACGCTTCCCTGGCTGTCATTGACACCCAGAAAGACCTG gatTTCCTGCAGCAACATAAACGCTCCCCTGAATGCTGGATCGGCCTCTGCAGGAGggacctggcccagccctggagaTGGGTGGATGGTACAGAATTCAACAACAGCCT GTTCAAAGTGGAAGGAGACGGACTATATGTATATCTCAACGACCGCCCCAGCATCTCATTGGGCCAGAATGCCATGAAATGGATCTGTAGCCAGCCGGATGAACTGGCAAAGAGGAAACAAAATGGGGCCCTGCAAGCTTTACTGGAGTGA
- the LOC123345106 gene encoding C-type lectin domain family 2 member B-like isoform X5, which yields MPKQTPDLNNHILLFSFTLVCSDMDEMGDNFRTPRHNEEQVGDNGSNQVLTEQPRVVTSKRHSSPLDLPAAACPDDWVGYRGKCYLFSKADGTWNEGQSNCSSLNASLAVIDTQKDLDFLQQHKRSPECWIGLCRRDLAQPWRWVDGTEFNNSLFKVEGDGLYVYLNDRPSISLGQNAMKWICSQPDELAKRKQNGALQALLE from the exons TTTTCTTTCACTCTAGTGTGCTCTGACATGGATGAAATGGGGGACAACTTCAGGACGCCCAGGCACAATGAAGAGCAGGTGGGAGACAACGGTTCCAACCAGGTGCTGACAGAGCAGCCTCGAG TGGTAACCTCCAAACGTCATTCCTCGCCGCTGGACCTCCCTGCTGCCGCGTGCCCAGATGACTGGGTTGGCTACCGAGGGAAATGCTACCTCTTCTCAAAAGCAGATGGGACCTGGAACGAAGGCCAGAGCAACTGCTCTTCACTCAACGCTTCCCTGGCTGTCATTGACACCCAGAAAGACCTG gatTTCCTGCAGCAACATAAACGCTCCCCTGAATGCTGGATCGGCCTCTGCAGGAGggacctggcccagccctggagaTGGGTGGATGGTACAGAATTCAACAACAGCCT GTTCAAAGTGGAAGGAGACGGACTATATGTATATCTCAACGACCGCCCCAGCATCTCATTGGGCCAGAATGCCATGAAATGGATCTGTAGCCAGCCGGATGAACTGGCAAAGAGGAAACAAAATGGGGCCCTGCAAGCTTTACTGGAGTGA
- the LOC123345106 gene encoding C-type lectin domain family 2 member D-like isoform X1, with product MPKQTPDLNNHILLFSFTLVCSDMDEMGDNFRTPRHNEEQVGDNGSNQVLTEQPRAQPPARARNRSRYAIRFMAVISIITALVVALAVVTSKRHSSPLDLPAAACPDDWVGYRGKCYLFSKADGTWNEGQSNCSSLNASLAVIDTQKDLDFLQQHKRSPECWIGLCRRDLAQPWRWVDGTEFNNSLFKVEGDGLYVYLNDRPSISLGQNAMKWICSQPDELAKRKQNGALQALLE from the exons TTTTCTTTCACTCTAGTGTGCTCTGACATGGATGAAATGGGGGACAACTTCAGGACGCCCAGGCACAATGAAGAGCAGGTGGGAGACAACGGTTCCAACCAGGTGCTGACAGAGCAGCCTCGAG CTCAGCCTCCGGCCAGGGCCAGGAACCGGTCTCGATACGCCATCAGATTCATGGCAGTTATCAGCATCATCACTGCCCTAGTTGTAGCTTTGGCAG TGGTAACCTCCAAACGTCATTCCTCGCCGCTGGACCTCCCTGCTGCCGCGTGCCCAGATGACTGGGTTGGCTACCGAGGGAAATGCTACCTCTTCTCAAAAGCAGATGGGACCTGGAACGAAGGCCAGAGCAACTGCTCTTCACTCAACGCTTCCCTGGCTGTCATTGACACCCAGAAAGACCTG gatTTCCTGCAGCAACATAAACGCTCCCCTGAATGCTGGATCGGCCTCTGCAGGAGggacctggcccagccctggagaTGGGTGGATGGTACAGAATTCAACAACAGCCT GTTCAAAGTGGAAGGAGACGGACTATATGTATATCTCAACGACCGCCCCAGCATCTCATTGGGCCAGAATGCCATGAAATGGATCTGTAGCCAGCCGGATGAACTGGCAAAGAGGAAACAAAATGGGGCCCTGCAAGCTTTACTGGAGTGA